The genomic region CCCAAAATTTTCACCATCCCTTCACCAACTCTCGGCAACAACTTCTTAGTCGACTCATCACTCCTCCCAAAATTCCCCAACGCCAAACAAGCCGCGTTCTGCAACTGAGGGAACTTCTCCAAttccaaccaccccaccaacgtccccacctcctcactATCAATCCCATACACATCCCCAAACCCTTCCACGTCGGTAATATCCGCAAAGAGCGTCACAAATCCATGCTGAACTTGCTTCAGCTGCTCCTTCGTCTCCTCTTCTATATCCTCCCCCGCGGTCTCAAACCTGATATACGACTGCAAAAACGCTTCTTGCAATAGCCTAAAGTGCTTGTTTTGGATAAAAAACACCTGGAGGCCTCTATTGACGAGGTAGGAGAGGGCAGAAGTGCAGATCGCCAAGAAGATTTCCCGATCGAGGGGGGACGAGAGACGGTTCTCTTTGTTGATGGccagggtgaggagggcggcgggggtgcGGGGGTAGCAGATTTTGAACTCGGATTCTACAAAGGGTGGGTGGCGGTTAGCTGGTTGTTATGGGCatgcgaggaagggggaaataccatggttggtgaggagTTCAAGGACGGTCATGATTTGGGTGAGGTGGGCCTCGCATGCTCGGAGGCGTTCGCCAGAGATGAGGTCGATGAGGACTTTGCTTAGTGCTGCGTTGGAGACTTGGAGTTGGGCTGAGCCTAGCAGGAGTGTTAGCTCATTGACAGGGAtcgagaggaaggggaaggggaaggggaaggggctTACTGTAATCTACGCAGACGTTGAGCATGGTGATGACGGCAAAAGGGAGAAGGTGGTCCTCAGAGAGAAACATCTTGAGCATGTTTGTCAGCTTGCCAGAGGCGACCACAACCTTTCTGTTCTCATCTAGACCGTTTGTCAGTACCAGGTTCACTTTGCACATAATGAGAAGTAGCCACTCACCATTGTCAACACAGGCATTTGCAATAACCCTCAAAGCCTGTTTGTTGAGTGGATGAGACCCTTGAAAGACACCGTCATAGTAGACGGGGACAGTGTCCAGAAGGAATGACAGAAGCCCCGACTTCCCAATGACTTCTCTCCATGATGCTACTCACAAAGTCAGCAACGTCCCAGAACTATGAGCTTTGCAAAAAAACTTACGGTCTctagcagcaacagcaaatTGACCAGAAATGCAAGCGAGTGCATCTCGATCGGCGCGTGGCAAAAGTGTAACCAGCTTTCTCAGCACTGCTTCCCAGAATTTCGGCTTCTCCCCAGGGTTGCCCTTGAGAATGAGGGCAACCTGCTCTTCCAAAGGGAGAGgcatcttggtgatgattcTGCGGCTGATGTGATAAACACTTATTAACGAATGTAGTGGGATGTAACTGATACCCAAGACTGATTGGTAAGATGTCGATACGGCTTcactggtggtgatgctgggctATTGTTATtagaaagagaagaagagaacaGGCAGAGGTTCAGCCCTCGTTTGCTTTCACTCAATTTGGTAGGGTCCAACTTCATCAGAATGGCAGTTGAAGGTCAGTTGTGGCTTCCCAACATTCAACAAGTGCAGTCACGGTGAGCAATGTGGTCCGTGCACATGACATTTGGGGCGTTGGCCACTTCCCCCTTTGTTTGGTGGATCTTAGATTATGCACCATCACGACGGCAAAAAGACTGACACAATTCTCATGTTGTTACATCGACACCTGAGTTTTGTCTACATTATACATGTTACACAGGGATATCCTCAGCGGTAATATACACACAGCAACCCAGCAGGTTCCGGTAGCTTTATTTAGCACCCGTAACCCACTTCTTCTCGATCGCATTGTCGATATCGGCAGTGCCAATAACAGGGAGGCCGCGTCTCTCGAGCTCCTCCCGGATAACCTTCCAGCGacccaccatcttctccttgtcgatGGGTGTGACTCTGCGGGCGAACATCTTTACGTTGGGTAGAGACTGGAAGAGCTGCTTgttctcaatctcctcggcgagcttcttggccttgggtGGCTTCACGATCTCCTTGAGAAGAACACCACCGGAATTGATAGCGACCAACTTGCCATCTGGAATCCTGTGTCCAGTAAGCTTGTAGATACGCTTGGCAACCTATCATATGGTTAGCACTGGTTTGTTGTGCAAAAGAGAGGGCCAGACTCACAAAATATTTGTAGATGAGGTCCTTGATCATGGGCCGCTTCCATTCATGGCCAATTTCCTTCAATAGCACCCGGGCCTCTTCAGTGCTGATAACATGGTCCGCCGAGTCCTCTGTTGCGTCAACTTCCTCCTTGACATCGGTCTCGGTCTCTTGCTCCGAAGCGACGCCTGtctcggcttcctccttggtctcctccGTTATCTCAGCTACTTGCTCAGAAGCGATAGCTGTCTTAacttcctccttggcctccacaacctcagcctcTTGCTCCGGGCGGACAGCTGCCTCGAGCTGttccttggcctcctccgtTACCTCAGCCTCTTGCTCGGCGGCAGTAGCTGTCTCGATGTCTTCGGCTGGTTTCAATATAAGAGTGCCATGTGAGCCACCACACAGCTTGGTTTGAACAGTGGTGGCCGTCAATGCTGCGGGGCCCCACCCGGACTCGAGCAGAGCATCCCTAGCGGGAGTCGTGTCCGGCGTGTTCATTTGCCGTCTCGCAACCATGGCCTCAACCAACGCACGGTAAACCGCCACCTCGAGAACGGCCGGGTCGGTAATCTTCTCTGCGGGGCCATAACCAACCCACTGCCTGCCAACACCATAGTTGTCTGGGTTctcccaccaaccatccaGTCCACCCACTTCCTCCAGCTCTAATCCATCTTGTGCCGGCTCGTATGCGGGGTCGGTAATCTTGTCTGGGCGGACGGCAGCCTTCCGTGCTTGTGGGGGTGGTTTGAGACCCTGTGGTGGGGTGTAGGCTTCAACAGCGTCGGAGCGGGGGAGGGACGTGGAAAGAGTTCGCCTTTGAAGGGATTGGGTCtttgtggaggaagaggaagtcgTCGCGACGGCAGCcacagcggtggtggtacgGATATGGGTCGGAGAGGAGCAGCACAGGCTCGCCGAGACGGCGCCCCGTAACCTCGGGAGATGGCGCATGGTTTGTGTATTCTTTTCGGAGCGAGGAGGCGGGCTATTGGTGTCCCAATTGATCAAAACCGTTGGGAGGCTCAGGCActgggagaggttgttggtaTTTCGCTCTGCCCGGTCCTCTCAAATCTCGAATCCCAAACGCAGAGTGGACGACAGGCACCTCGGGCGATGAGCGCTCAACATCCAGGCCAAAATTTCCATCGGATGCCAAGCACTTTTTACAATATGTGGGGCAATGAACCGGGGAAAAGAGACGGTGCATCAGCCACACTTTCTCCAACTACCCGTGTGGCTTACGTGCGAGATTCAGCAAAATACAGCTAAGACATGGTAGCTTCAGCCACATATCCGACGAGCTGGGTTAGCTCAATTCAAAAAAAACTTGCTTGGCGCATCATTGGATGATCAGAGGTTGACGGACGACTTTTGGGATCCCGAAGAACTGCCCGTCGAGAGCTTTCAATTCGTCTgctcgtccacca from Podospora bellae-mahoneyi strain CBS 112042 chromosome 4, whole genome shotgun sequence harbors:
- a CDS encoding hypothetical protein (EggNog:ENOG503NUGU; COG:S) → MPLPLEEQVALILKGNPGEKPKFWEAVLRKLVTLLPRADRDALACISGQFAVAARDPSWREVIGKSGLLSFLLDTVPVYYDGVFQGSHPLNKQALRVIANACVDNDENRKVVVASGKLTNMLKMFLSEDHLLPFAVITMLNVCVDYSSAQLQVSNAALSKVLIDLISGERLRACEAHLTQIMTVLELLTNHESEFKICYPRTPAALLTLAINKENRLSSPLDREIFLAICTSALSYLVNRGLQVFFIQNKHFRLLQEAFLQSYIRFETAGEDIEEETKEQLKQVQHGFVTLFADITDVEGFGDVYGIDSEEVGTLVGWLELEKFPQLQNAACLALGNFGRSDESTKKLLPRVGEGMVKILGRSVPGKVRQGERPSLHLTHAALGFAKNLAIPAANKPVLGEMLLKSGTLAGLWEGFGNSQPSMMFAAVSLGRLLLVGCRENVRLVCKPVSIASDEKDENGLASAESSSHGETATYRTNLDLLYRSASGPPNEDPTKLEAARAVVSAVCRVLSQDPGVLGSSGELEEFYKPHSDIIAGSFTTMLTQAKWPSVRSDAITVLALMASQHPEGSNMALKVVEDTAAERGALKAIVKAATGDDEMVGKFLGTVDNRVEEIEEEKQGKNDEEKETKEVTELVQGLGLEPQQADAQAQKQPERMVKVDRENALVLMAMLLGMFKDQMSPARRRLVEAVLERGGELVVKDREGTSQV
- a CDS encoding hypothetical protein (EggNog:ENOG503P3S1; COG:S), giving the protein MRHLPRLRGAVSASLCCSSPTHIRTTTAVAAVATTSSSSTKTQSLQRRTLSTSLPRSDAVEAYTPPQGLKPPPQARKAAVRPDKITDPAYEPAQDGLELEEVGGLDGWWENPDNYGVGRQWVGYGPAEKITDPAVLEVAVYRALVEAMVARRQMNTPDTTPARDALLESGWGPAALTATTVQTKLCGGSHGTLILKPAEDIETATAAEQEAEVTEEAKEQLEAAVRPEQEAEVVEAKEEVKTAIASEQVAEITEETKEEAETGVASEQETETDVKEEVDATEDSADHVISTEEARVLLKEIGHEWKRPMIKDLIYKYFVAKRIYKLTGHRIPDGKLVAINSGGVLLKEIVKPPKAKKLAEEIENKQLFQSLPNVKMFARRVTPIDKEKMVGRWKVIREELERRGLPVIGTADIDNAIEKKWVTGAK